In the genome of Vicia villosa cultivar HV-30 ecotype Madison, WI linkage group LG7, Vvil1.0, whole genome shotgun sequence, one region contains:
- the LOC131619038 gene encoding polygalacturonase 1 beta-like protein 3 — protein sequence MTLGSIIRMQNIKDYIPRQSFFTRSLLKKLPSASSEMSQLLYVFNNLSKTMMESVKACHNPANTGEERSCEVFFEGIVDFAKFILGRNIIAHTTKSVNGSSQNIIVAGVNVIGKKSDTCHHSWFPFLMYYCHNVPRVRIYQVDIWEVKSKQKINNGVALCHLDTSSWSLTHVAFKVLGYGPGLIEA from the coding sequence ATGACTTTGGGGAGTATCATCAGAATGCAAAATATCAAGGATTATATACCAAGACAGTCTTTCTTTACTCGGTCCTTATTGAAGAAACTACCATCTGCGTCTTCTGAAATGTCACAACTTCTATATGTGTTTAACAACCTTTCTAAAACCATGATGGAGTCAGTCAAAGCGTGTCACAATCCTGCTAATACAGGGGAGGAGAGAAGCTGTGAAGTTTTTTTTGAAGGAATTGTAGACTTTGCCAAGTTCATCTTGGGCCGGAACATTATAGCTCATACCACAAAGAGTGTCAACGGTTCATCTCAAAACATAATTGTGGCTGGCGTGAATGTCATTGGTAAAAAATCCGATACTTGTCACCATAGCTGGTTTCCGTTCCTTATGTACTACTGCCACAATGTACCAAGAGTTCGCATCTATCAAGTTGATATTTGGGAAGTAAAATCCAAGCAGAAGATCAATAATGGTGTTGCATTGTGCCATTTGGACACCAGTTCATGGAGTTTAACCCATGTTGCTTTTAAGGTTCTCGGATATGGACCGGGCCTTATCGAAGCCTGA
- the LOC131619040 gene encoding polygalacturonase 1 beta-like protein 3, translated as MEPMYNEQSTDSTISSRKDTSSGYQEEREFRLAKPQVSYQLHYNKNHPPTQQEEKEAIFAEPQVGYQLHSNNKNHPPSQQEEKEAILAKPQAGYQLQYNNNNHPPSQQEEKEAILAKPPLTYHTYKKQNKGFKGVKSVEEGLFFRQSMMTVGSIIRMQNIKDYIPRQSFFTRSILKKLPSASSEMSQLLKLFNNLSKTMMESVKVCHNPANTGEERSCEVSLKGMLDFAKFILGRNITAHTTESVNVSSQNIIVVGVNVIGEKSVTCHRSWFPFLMCYCHSVPKVCIYQVDIWEVKSKQKINNGVAVCHLDTSSWSPTHVAFKVLGYGPGLIEACHWVFENDMVWIAA; from the exons ATGGAACCGATGTACAACGAGCAAAGTACCGATTCCACTATTTCTTCTAGAAAAGATACTTCCTCCGGTTACCAA GAGGAGAGGGAATTCAGACTCGCAAAGCCTCAAGTAAGCTATCAATTGCATTATAATAAGAATCATCCTCCTACTCAGCAGGAGGAGAAGGAAGCCATATTCGCAGAGCCTCAAGTAGGCTATCAATTGCATTCTAATAATAAGAATCATCCTCCTTCTCAGCAGGAGGAGAAGGAAGCCATACTCGCAAAGCCTCAAGCAGGCTATCAAttgcaatataataataataatcatcctCCTTCTCAGCAGGAAGAGAAGGAAGCCATACTCGCAAAGCCTCCATTAACCTACCATACTTATAAGAAACAAAACAAAGGCTTCAAGGGGGTGAAATCTGTTGAAGAAGGACTTTTTTTCCGTCAGAGTATGATGACTGTGGGGAGTATCATCAGAATGCAAAATATCAAGGATTATATACCAAGACAGTCTTTCTTTACTCGGTCCATATTGAAGAAACTACCATCTGCGTCTTCTGAAATGTCACAACTTCTAAAATTGTTTAACAACCTTTCTAAAACCATGATGGAGTCAGTCAAAGTGTGTCACAATCCTGCTAATACAGGGGAGGAGAGAAGCTGTGAAGTTTCTTTAAAAGGAATGCTAGACTTTGCCAAGTTCATCTTGGGCCGAAACATTACAGCTCATACCACAGAGAGTGTCAACGTTTCATCTCAAAACATAATTGTGGTTGGCGTGAATGTCATTGGTGAAAAATCCGTTACTTGTCACCGTAGCTGGTTTCCGTTCCTTATGTGCTACTGCCACAGTGTACCAAAAGTTTGCATCTATCAAGTTGATATTTGGGAAGTAAAATCCAAGCAGAAGATCAATAATGGTGTTGCAGTGTGCCATTTGGACACCAGTTCATGGAGTCCAACCCATGTTGCTTTTAAGGTTCTCGGATATGGACCGGGCCTTATCGAAGCCTGCCATTGGGTGTTCGAGAACGATATGGTATGGATTGCTGCCTAG
- the LOC131619041 gene encoding polygalacturonase 1 beta-like protein 3 has product MTVGSIIRKPNINDYLPRQSFFTRSLLKKLPSASSEMSQLLNVFNNLSKTMMESVKACHNLANIGEERSCEVSFEGIIDFAKFILGRKITAHTTESVNGSSQNIILGGVNVIGEKTVTCHRSWFSFLVYYCYNVPSVRIYQVDIWEVKSKQKIKNGVAVCHLDTNSWIPTHVAFKVLGYGSGLIEACHWVFVNDMVWIAS; this is encoded by the coding sequence ATGACTGTGGGGAGTATCATCAGAAAGCCAAATATCAATGATTATTTACCAAGACAGTCTTTCTTTACCCGGTCCCTATTGAAGAAACTACCATCTGCGTCTTCTGAAAtgtcacaacttctaaatgtgTTTAACAACCTTTCTAAAACCATGATGGAGTCAGTCAAAGCGTGTCACAATCTTGCTAATATAGGGGAAGAGAGAAGCTGTGAAGTTTCTTTTGAAGGAATAATAGACTTTGCCAAGTTCATCTTGGGCCGGAAAATTACAGCTCATACCACAGAGAGTGTCAACGGTTCATCTCAAAACATAATTTTGGGTGGCGTTAATGTCATTGGTGAAAAAACGGTTACTTGTCACCGTAGCTGGTTTTCGTTCCTAGTGTACTACTGCTACAATGTACCAAGTGTTCGCATCTATCAAGTTGATATTTGGGAAGTAAAATCTAAGCAGAAGATCAAGAATGGTGTTGCAGTGTGCCATTTGGACACCAATTCATGGATTCCAACCCATGTTGCGTTTAAGGTTCTCGGATACGGATCAGGCCTTATCGAAGCCTGCCATTGGGTGTTCGTGAACGATATGGTTTGGATTGCTTCCTAG
- the LOC131619042 gene encoding polygalacturonase 1 beta-like protein 3 encodes MTVGSIIRKPNINDYLPRQSFFTRSLLKKLPSAFSEMSQLLNVFNNLSKTMMESVKACHNLANIGEERSCEVSFEGIIDFAKFILGRNITAHTTESVNGSSQNIIVGGVNVIGEKTVTCHRSWFPFLVYYCHNVPSVRIYQVDIWEVKSKQKIKNGVAVCHLDTNSWIPTHVAFKVLGYGSGLIEACHWVFENDMVWIAS; translated from the coding sequence ATGACTGTGGGGAGTATCATCAGAAAGCCAAATATCAATGATTATTTACCAAGACAGTCTTTCTTTACCCGGTCCCTATTGAAGAAACTACCATCTGCGTTTTCTGAAAtgtcacaacttctaaatgtgTTTAACAACCTTTCTAAAACCATGATGGAGTCAGTCAAAGCGTGTCACAATCTTGCTAATATAGGGGAAGAGAGAAGCTGTGAAGTTTCTTTTGAAGGAATAATAGACTTTGCCAAGTTCATCCTGGGCCGGAACATTACAGCTCATACCACAGAGAGTGTCAACGGTTCATCTCAAAACATAATTGTGGGTGGCGTGAATGTCATTGGTGAAAAAACTGTTACTTGTCACCGTAGCTGGTTTCCGTTCCTAGTGTACTACTGCCACAATGTACCAAGTGTTCGCATCTATCAAGTTGATATTTGGGAAGTAAAATCCAAGCAGAAGATCAAGAATGGTGTTGCAGTGTGCCATTTGGACACCAATTCATGGATTCCAACCCATGTTGCGTTTAAGGTTCTCGGATACGGATCGGGCCTTATCGAAGCCTGCCATTGGGTGTTCGAGAATGATATGGTTTGGATTGCTTCCTAG
- the LOC131619044 gene encoding polygalacturonase 1 beta-like protein 2: MRVILIFILFSALVSLTHKKFTSTPRELAIEYWNQSSTSKVPIPLFLIEKILPPVTKLEKHLFFQDANTLCFSQEEREFRLAKPQVSYQLRYNKNHPPSHQEEREAILAEPQVGYQLHYNNKNHPPSQQEEKEAILAKPQAGYQLQYNNNNHPPSQQEEKEAILAKPPLTYHTYKKQNKGFKWVKSVEEGLFFRQSMMTVGSIIRMQNIKDYIPRQSFFTRSLLKKLPSASSEMSQLLNVFNNLSKTMMESVKACHNPANTGEERNCEVSLKGMLDFAKFILSRNITAHTTESVNGSSQNIIVAGVNVIGEKSVTCHRSWFPFLMYYCHNVPRVCIYQVDIWEVKSKQKINNGVAVCHLDTSSWSPTHVDFKVLGYGPGLIEACHWVFENDMVWIAA; encoded by the coding sequence ATGCGTGTGAttcttattttcatattattctcGGCATTGGTGTCTTTAACACACAAAAAATTTACTTCCACACCTCGAGAGCTCGCAATAGAATACTGGAACCAAAGTTCAACGAGCAAAGTACCGATTCCACTATTTCTTATAGAAAAGATACTTCCTCCGGTTACCAAGTTAGAGAAGCATCTATTCTTCCAAGATGCCAACACCTTGTGCTTTTCTCAGGAGGAGAGGGAATTCAGACTCGCAAAGCCTCAAGTAAGCTATCAATTGCGTTATAATAAAAATCATCCTCCTTCTCATCAAGAGGAGAGGGAAGCCATACTCGCAGAGCCTCAAGTAGGCTATCAATTGCATTATAATAATAAGAATCATCCTCCTTCTCAGCAGGAGGAGAAGGAAGCCATACTCGCAAAGCCTCAAGCAGGCTATCAAttgcaatataataataataatcatcctCCTTCTCAGCAGGAAGAGAAGGAAGCCATACTCGCAAAACCTCCATTAACCTACCATACTTATAAGAAACAAAACAAAGGCTTCAAGTGGGTGAAATCTGTTGAAGAAGGACTTTTTTTCCGTCAGAGTATGATGACTGTGGGGAGTATCATCAGAATGCAAAATATTAAGGATTATATACCAAGACAGTCTTTCTTTACTCGGTCCCTATTGAAGAAACTACCATCTGCGTCTTCTGAAAtgtcacaacttctaaatgtgTTTAACAACCTTTCTAAAACCATGATGGAGTCAGTCAAAGCGTGTCACAATCCTGCTAATACAGGGGAGGAGAGAAACTGTGAAGTTTCTTTAAAAGGAATGCTAGACTTTGCCAAGTTCATCTTGAGCCGGAACATTACAGCTCATACCACAGAGAGTGTAAACGGTTCATCTCAAAACATAATTGTGGCTGGCGTGAATGTCATTGGTGAAAAATCCGTTACTTGTCACCGTAGCTGGTTTCCGTTCCTTATGTACTACTGCCACAATGTACCAAGAGTTTGCATCTATCAAGTTGATATTTGGGAAGTAAAATCCAAGCAGAAGATCAATAATGGTGTTGCAGTGTGCCATTTGGACACCAGTTCATGGAGTCCAACCCATGTTGATTTTAAGGTTCTCGGATATGGACCGGGCCTTATCGAAGCCTGTCATTGGGTGTTCGAGAACGATATGGTATGGATTGCTGCCTAG